The Serpentinimonas maccroryi genome has a segment encoding these proteins:
- a CDS encoding sensor histidine kinase has protein sequence MSPLLVIAVATAYMLLLFALAFYGDRRAAQGRSLVGSAWVYALSLAVYCTAWTYFGSIGRAATDGLWFLPIYLGPTLAMILGWVVVRKMIRIAKTYRISSIADFISSRYGKSPGLAAVVTLIMVVGIVPYIALQLKGISIAYGVLTTPLGQPLPEPQLWWLDGTFYLALALAGFTIVFGARQLDSSERHEGLVAAIALESLVKLLAFVAVGLFVSFVLFDGVGDIFARAAAVPEMAGLLELGDVGDFAYAQWFTLTLLALLSVLLLPRQFQVMVVENVDERHLKRAVWVFPLYLLLINLFVLPIALGGMLYFGPQPGMAVHPETFVLALPLAEGWLWLVLLAFIGGFSAATGMVIVDGIAVSTMISNNLAAPLLLRLQARLGLALDFKRWLLNIRRGAIVGILLLGYLYFYLAGDAYALMGIGLISFAAVAQFAPALFGGMYWKGGTRHGALAGLLLGFALWCYTLMLPSLAKSGWLDDGFLLHGPWGLAWLKPEALFGLSGLDHLTHAVFWSLLANVGAYVLVSLWRSPSAQETSQALLFVDVFERTASTQPVFWRGQARLADLLALLERILGPERAGSGLAEYAQQRGVARIEQLPADALLVQQVETLLAGAIGSASAHAMVASVVQAEALEVADVLDILDETNRLRLHSQELEQKSRSLERATAELRAANEQLQGLDRMKDEFMSAVTHELRTPLTAIRTLSELMRDDPELAPEQRQQFIGIIVAETERLSRLVNQVLDMAKIEAGHADWRHCAVELAPLLRQSCQTTAELLRDKGTELLLELPEAGAPPLWVQADPDRLTQVMLNLISNAAKFVPTPGGRIVVRLEPRGSTAVVTVQDNGPGVPLDDQQRVFERFRQGSDGQGRLRGTGLGLPISRQIIEHCGGRLWLRSTPGHGACFGFDLPLRPS, from the coding sequence ATGTCGCCCCTGCTGGTCATCGCGGTTGCCACGGCGTATATGCTGCTGCTGTTTGCGCTCGCTTTTTACGGCGACCGGCGCGCGGCCCAGGGGCGCTCCTTGGTCGGCAGTGCCTGGGTCTATGCGCTGTCGCTCGCGGTCTATTGCACCGCTTGGACCTACTTTGGTAGCATCGGCCGCGCCGCCACCGATGGCCTGTGGTTTTTGCCCATTTATCTGGGGCCGACGCTGGCCATGATCTTGGGTTGGGTGGTGGTGCGCAAGATGATCCGCATCGCCAAGACCTACCGCATCAGTTCGATCGCCGATTTCATCTCGAGCCGCTACGGCAAAAGCCCGGGGCTGGCGGCGGTGGTCACGCTCATCATGGTGGTCGGCATCGTGCCGTACATCGCCTTGCAGCTCAAGGGCATTTCGATCGCCTACGGGGTGCTGACGACGCCGCTGGGCCAGCCCCTGCCCGAGCCGCAGCTCTGGTGGCTCGACGGCACCTTTTACCTGGCGCTGGCGCTGGCCGGTTTTACCATCGTCTTTGGTGCGCGCCAGCTCGACAGCAGCGAGCGCCACGAGGGCTTGGTGGCGGCGATTGCGCTCGAGTCGCTGGTCAAGCTGCTGGCCTTCGTGGCCGTGGGCCTGTTCGTGAGCTTCGTGCTCTTTGACGGCGTGGGCGACATCTTTGCCCGCGCCGCCGCCGTACCCGAAATGGCTGGGTTGTTGGAGCTGGGCGATGTGGGCGATTTTGCCTACGCCCAGTGGTTTACGCTCACGCTGCTGGCGCTGCTGTCAGTGTTGTTGCTGCCGCGCCAGTTTCAGGTCATGGTGGTGGAAAACGTCGATGAGCGCCACCTCAAGCGCGCGGTCTGGGTGTTTCCGCTCTACCTGTTGCTCATCAACCTGTTTGTGCTGCCCATCGCCTTGGGCGGCATGCTCTACTTTGGCCCCCAGCCCGGCATGGCGGTGCACCCCGAGACCTTTGTGCTCGCGCTGCCGCTGGCCGAGGGCTGGCTGTGGCTGGTGCTGCTGGCTTTCATCGGCGGATTTTCGGCGGCCACCGGCATGGTGATCGTCGATGGCATTGCGGTCTCGACCATGATCAGCAACAACCTGGCCGCGCCGCTGCTGCTGCGGCTGCAGGCGCGCCTGGGGCTGGCGCTGGACTTCAAGCGCTGGCTGCTCAACATCCGGCGTGGCGCAATCGTGGGGATTTTGCTGCTGGGTTACCTTTACTTCTATCTCGCCGGCGACGCCTACGCGCTCATGGGCATCGGGCTGATCAGTTTTGCCGCCGTGGCCCAGTTTGCGCCGGCGCTGTTTGGCGGCATGTACTGGAAGGGCGGCACCCGGCACGGCGCGCTGGCCGGCTTGTTGCTCGGCTTTGCGCTCTGGTGCTATACGCTGATGCTGCCTTCGCTGGCCAAATCGGGCTGGCTCGACGACGGCTTTTTGCTCCACGGCCCGTGGGGCCTGGCCTGGCTCAAGCCCGAAGCGCTGTTTGGCCTGAGCGGGTTGGACCACCTCACGCACGCGGTGTTCTGGAGCCTGCTGGCCAATGTGGGCGCGTATGTGCTGGTCTCGCTCTGGCGCAGCCCGTCGGCGCAAGAGACCAGCCAGGCGCTGTTGTTTGTCGATGTGTTTGAGCGCACCGCCAGCACCCAGCCGGTGTTCTGGCGCGGGCAGGCGCGGCTGGCCGATTTGCTGGCGCTGCTGGAGCGCATTTTGGGCCCCGAGCGCGCCGGCAGCGGCTTGGCCGAGTACGCGCAGCAGCGCGGCGTGGCCCGCATCGAGCAGTTGCCCGCCGATGCGCTGCTGGTGCAGCAAGTGGAAACCCTGCTCGCCGGCGCCATCGGCAGCGCCTCGGCGCACGCCATGGTGGCTTCGGTGGTGCAGGCCGAAGCGCTCGAGGTGGCCGACGTGCTTGACATCTTGGACGAAACGAACCGGCTGCGCCTGCACTCGCAGGAGCTGGAGCAAAAATCGCGTTCGCTCGAACGCGCCACCGCCGAGCTGCGCGCCGCCAACGAGCAGTTGCAGGGGCTGGACCGGATGAAGGACGAGTTCATGTCGGCCGTCACGCACGAGCTGCGCACGCCCCTGACCGCGATCCGCACCCTGTCGGAGCTGATGCGCGACGACCCCGAGCTCGCACCCGAGCAGCGCCAGCAGTTCATCGGCATCATCGTGGCCGAGACCGAGCGCCTGAGCCGCTTGGTCAACCAGGTGCTCGACATGGCCAAGATCGAAGCCGGCCACGCCGACTGGCGGCACTGCGCGGTGGAGCTGGCGCCGCTGCTGCGCCAGTCGTGCCAGACCACGGCCGAGCTGCTGCGCGACAAGGGCACCGAATTGCTGCTGGAGCTGCCCGAAGCGGGCGCGCCGCCGCTGTGGGTGCAGGCCGACCCGGACCGGCTGACGCAAGTCATGCTCAACCTGATCAGCAACGCGGCCAAGTTCGTGCCCACACCCGGCGGGCGCATCGTGGTGCGGCTGGAGCCGCGCGGCAGCACGGCGGTGGTCACGGTGCAAGACAACGGCCCCGGCGTGCCGCTAGACGACCAGCAGCGCGTGTTCGAGCGCTTTCGCCAAGGCAGCGACGGCCAGGGGCGGTTGCGCGGAACCGGGCTGGGGCTGCCGATCAGCCGCCAGATCATCGAACACTGCGGCGGCCGCTTGTGGCTGCGCAGCACGCCGGGGCACGGGGCGTGTTTTGGCTTCGATTTGCCGCTGCGCCCGAGCTGA
- the ffh gene encoding signal recognition particle protein encodes MASALTEKLSRLVKELRGQARITEDNVADMLREVRLALLEADVALPVVRDFIARVKAKALGAEVVGSLTPGQALVGIIHKELAATMGADTAGELNLAAQPPAVVLMAGLQGAGKTTSTAKLARHLIERRKKKVLTVSGDVYRPAAIEQLKTVTAQAGAEWFPSTPEQKPLDIALAALDYARKHHFDVLLVDTAGRLAIDAVLMAEIQALHAALKPIETLFVVDAMQGQDAVNTARAFKDALPLTGIVLTKLDGDARGGAALSVRAVTGVPIKFAGVSEKLDGLEAFDAERHAGRILGMGDIVALVEQVTAGVDVAQAQAFAAKVKSGASFTLEDFLEQIRQMKKMGGLAGLIDKLPSQLSAKAGVADMDRADKEVRRKEGIICSMTAAERRKPELIKATRKRRIAAGAGVQVQEVNRLLKEFEQMQGMMKKMKGGGLMKMMKQLGGMGGGGLGGMGLPKFPGQRG; translated from the coding sequence ATGGCCTCAGCCCTTACCGAAAAACTCTCACGCCTGGTCAAAGAGCTGCGCGGCCAGGCGCGCATCACCGAAGACAACGTTGCCGACATGCTGCGCGAGGTGCGGCTGGCGCTGCTCGAGGCCGACGTGGCCCTGCCGGTGGTGCGCGACTTCATCGCCCGCGTCAAGGCCAAAGCGCTGGGCGCCGAGGTGGTGGGTTCGCTCACGCCGGGGCAGGCGCTGGTGGGCATCATCCACAAAGAACTCGCGGCCACCATGGGCGCCGATACGGCCGGCGAGCTCAATCTGGCGGCGCAACCGCCGGCGGTGGTGCTCATGGCCGGTTTGCAAGGCGCGGGCAAGACCACCAGCACCGCCAAGCTGGCGCGCCACCTGATCGAGCGGCGCAAAAAGAAAGTGCTCACGGTCTCGGGCGACGTCTATCGCCCCGCCGCCATCGAGCAGCTCAAGACCGTGACGGCGCAGGCCGGCGCCGAGTGGTTCCCGAGCACGCCCGAGCAGAAACCGCTCGACATCGCCCTTGCCGCGCTCGACTACGCGCGCAAACACCACTTTGATGTGCTGCTGGTTGACACCGCCGGCCGGCTAGCCATCGACGCCGTCTTGATGGCCGAAATCCAGGCCCTGCACGCCGCGCTCAAACCCATCGAAACCCTGTTCGTGGTCGATGCCATGCAGGGCCAAGACGCGGTCAACACCGCGCGCGCCTTCAAAGACGCGCTGCCGCTCACCGGCATCGTGCTCACCAAACTCGATGGCGACGCCCGCGGCGGCGCGGCGCTGTCGGTGCGCGCCGTGACCGGGGTGCCAATCAAGTTTGCCGGCGTGAGCGAAAAGCTCGACGGCCTCGAGGCCTTCGACGCCGAGCGCCACGCCGGCCGCATTTTGGGCATGGGCGACATCGTGGCGCTGGTCGAGCAGGTCACGGCCGGGGTCGATGTGGCGCAGGCGCAGGCCTTTGCCGCCAAGGTCAAGAGCGGCGCCAGCTTCACGCTCGAAGATTTTCTGGAGCAGATCCGGCAGATGAAAAAAATGGGCGGCCTGGCGGGCCTGATCGACAAACTGCCCAGCCAGCTCTCGGCCAAAGCCGGTGTCGCCGACATGGACCGGGCCGACAAAGAGGTGCGGCGCAAAGAAGGCATCATCTGCAGCATGACAGCGGCAGAACGGCGCAAGCCCGAACTCATCAAAGCCACACGCAAGCGCCGCATCGCCGCCGGGGCCGGGGTGCAGGTGCAGGAAGTGAACCGGCTGCTCAAGGAGTTCGAGCAGATGCAGGGCATGATGAAAAAAATGAAAGGCGGCGGCCTGATGAAGATGATGAAGCAGTTGGGCGGCATGGGCGGCGGCGGGCTGGGCGGCATGGGCCTGCCCAAGTTTCCGGGGCAGCGCGGCTAG
- a CDS encoding cytochrome C assembly family protein: MILATSPWWSTAPAVGAALGYLVLAWGSQRLGRGPTSGLMLAVWLLHGLALLAALAVTPARFGFATTLSVTAWLVLTVYAIETRLYPQLATRWTLAGLGAPAVLLALLFPGQTYPALLSGWLPLHWAFGVASYGLLGVAVAHAWMMQRSEQQMRSGQPSSQALPLLMLERITFRFVGAAFALLTLTLFAGVYFSWLLHASGWAWTHKTVFTLLSWVVLGVLLLGRWRYGWRGWRAARMLYLAAGLLLLGYVGSRFVLEVLLQRVPV, encoded by the coding sequence ATGATACTCGCCACAAGCCCTTGGTGGAGCACTGCGCCCGCGGTGGGTGCGGCGCTGGGCTACCTCGTGCTGGCCTGGGGCTCGCAGCGGCTCGGGCGTGGACCCACCAGCGGCCTGATGCTGGCGGTGTGGTTGCTGCATGGGCTGGCGCTGCTGGCGGCGCTCGCCGTCACACCGGCGCGCTTTGGCTTTGCCACCACGCTGTCGGTCACGGCTTGGCTGGTGCTCACGGTGTATGCAATCGAAACCCGGCTCTACCCGCAACTGGCCACGCGCTGGACTTTGGCCGGCCTGGGCGCCCCAGCGGTGTTGCTGGCGCTGCTGTTTCCGGGGCAGACTTACCCTGCCCTGCTCTCGGGCTGGCTGCCGCTGCACTGGGCCTTTGGTGTGGCCTCTTACGGTTTGCTGGGCGTGGCGGTGGCACACGCCTGGATGATGCAACGCAGCGAGCAGCAGATGCGCAGCGGCCAGCCCTCCAGCCAGGCCCTGCCGCTGCTGATGCTTGAGCGCATCACCTTTCGCTTCGTCGGTGCCGCCTTTGCGTTGCTCACCCTCACCTTGTTTGCCGGGGTTTATTTCTCGTGGCTGCTGCACGCCAGCGGCTGGGCTTGGACGCACAAGACCGTTTTTACCCTGCTATCCTGGGTTGTGCTGGGGGTGCTGCTGCTGGGGCGCTGGCGCTACGGCTGGCGGGGTTGGCGTGCGGCGCGCATGCTCTACCTGGCAGCGGGCCTGCTGCTGCTGGGCTATGTGGGTTCGCGCTTCGTGCTCGAAGTGCTGTTGCAGCGGGTGCCGGTATGA
- a CDS encoding PP0621 family protein: MKYALVALVLVLAFFIWRHKRRQRLREREQHQAAQAQAAARKQQEQTLAAPVQMVQCHHCGLHLPLSEATPGALGHYCDHEHRQRVEG, from the coding sequence ATGAAGTACGCCTTGGTCGCGCTGGTGCTGGTGCTGGCGTTTTTCATCTGGCGCCACAAGCGGCGCCAGCGCCTGCGCGAGCGTGAGCAACACCAGGCGGCGCAGGCGCAAGCGGCGGCACGCAAACAGCAGGAACAGACTCTGGCCGCCCCGGTCCAGATGGTGCAGTGCCACCACTGCGGCCTGCACCTGCCGCTGAGCGAGGCCACCCCAGGGGCGCTGGGGCACTACTGTGACCACGAACACCGCCAGCGCGTCGAAGGCTAA
- a CDS encoding sensor histidine kinase yields MPSAFNFETTTESSARLWRYFMAARLLVALGLLAWLAWAQAQGQAPLWLLLLCAAYLVSTAAVLRWSHPAQADSFWAPGWLLTLWVDLAFFGLLQWTHGGSVNYMPLFVLPVLLAAVLGPLRLALGSAAFATLVLLFDAVAGELLRPQHAATYAQGAISGAGLFLVALLVHQLAQRLGREQAQASSHRAMADAQAQVNQIIATGLSEGVLVIDARGQIWHANPAACAMLGAAGEQPPYPLLPTLPAWPLLSSWARALLLQGSHTSCTMRLPRPSGEPLQVQLRAHLNWPAPGSPAQPTCVIFMESLRDIEARIRTEKLAAMGRVSAAVAHEIRNPLAAISQANALLAEEALQPAQQRLSLMIGHNAKRLSRTVDDILELARQPLRPDGSSPSLSLDPTVAALLAEWLALNPQAQLEWLPGAPQATVAFEAEHLRRVLVNLLDNALRHAADSPQPLQLATRHGSEGVQLEAWNPGPPMPAEVEAHLFEPFNSSHSRSSGLGLYLARQLCQRHGAQLDYWRADRAESQGHAFVLRFAAPASAGGP; encoded by the coding sequence GTGCCCAGCGCGTTCAACTTCGAGACCACGACCGAATCGAGTGCCCGGCTGTGGCGTTACTTCATGGCGGCGCGGCTGCTGGTGGCCCTCGGATTGCTGGCTTGGCTGGCTTGGGCCCAAGCCCAGGGCCAGGCGCCGCTGTGGCTGCTGCTGCTGTGCGCAGCCTACCTCGTTTCTACCGCTGCCGTGCTGCGCTGGAGCCACCCGGCCCAAGCCGATTCGTTCTGGGCCCCGGGCTGGCTGCTGACCCTGTGGGTCGATCTGGCTTTTTTTGGCCTGCTGCAATGGACACACGGCGGCAGCGTGAACTACATGCCGCTGTTTGTGCTGCCGGTGTTGCTCGCGGCGGTGCTCGGGCCGCTGCGGCTGGCACTGGGCAGCGCGGCCTTTGCCACCCTGGTGTTGTTGTTCGATGCCGTGGCCGGAGAGCTGCTGCGGCCGCAGCACGCCGCCACCTATGCCCAAGGCGCCATCAGCGGCGCGGGCTTGTTCTTGGTGGCACTGCTGGTGCACCAGCTGGCGCAGCGCTTGGGGCGCGAGCAAGCCCAAGCCAGCAGCCACCGCGCCATGGCCGACGCGCAGGCGCAGGTGAACCAGATCATCGCCACCGGACTGAGCGAGGGCGTGCTGGTGATCGATGCGCGCGGCCAGATCTGGCACGCCAACCCGGCCGCTTGCGCCATGCTGGGCGCGGCCGGCGAGCAGCCACCCTACCCGCTTTTGCCCACCCTGCCGGCTTGGCCCTTGCTGTCGAGTTGGGCCCGCGCCCTGCTTTTACAGGGCAGCCACACGAGCTGCACCATGCGCCTACCGAGGCCAAGCGGGGAGCCCCTGCAGGTGCAGCTGCGCGCCCACCTCAACTGGCCGGCGCCGGGCAGCCCAGCGCAGCCCACCTGCGTCATATTTATGGAAAGCCTGCGCGACATCGAGGCCCGCATCCGCACCGAAAAGCTCGCGGCCATGGGCCGGGTGTCGGCGGCGGTGGCGCACGAAATCCGCAACCCGCTGGCCGCCATCAGCCAAGCCAACGCGCTGCTGGCCGAAGAAGCCCTGCAGCCGGCGCAGCAACGCCTGAGCCTGATGATCGGGCACAACGCCAAACGCCTGAGCCGCACCGTCGATGACATTCTGGAGCTGGCCCGGCAACCGCTGCGCCCCGACGGCAGCAGCCCGAGCTTGAGCTTGGACCCGACCGTCGCCGCCCTGCTGGCCGAGTGGCTGGCGCTCAACCCGCAGGCCCAGCTCGAATGGCTGCCCGGCGCCCCCCAAGCCACGGTCGCCTTCGAGGCCGAGCACCTGCGCCGGGTGTTGGTCAACCTGCTCGACAACGCGCTGCGCCATGCCGCCGACAGCCCGCAGCCACTGCAGCTCGCCACCCGGCACGGCAGCGAGGGCGTACAGCTCGAGGCCTGGAACCCCGGCCCACCGATGCCGGCCGAGGTCGAAGCGCACCTGTTCGAGCCCTTCAACTCCTCGCACAGCCGCTCCAGCGGGCTCGGGCTGTACCTGGCGCGCCAGTTGTGCCAGCGCCACGGGGCCCAACTCGACTACTGGCGCGCCGACCGCGCCGAGTCCCAAGGCCATGCCTTTGTGCTGCGCTTTGCTGCCCCGGCCAGCGCTGGCGGGCCATAA
- a CDS encoding ATP-binding protein, protein MKPSTPFESKITLIFAGVVLVLLVLAYTALQLTRHAQTLEKQVEHAQEVLDTLNAINVHTLHIDVKRQNFIITGDQTLLPHLDVHRVHRGQALQRLRELTQGNAAQQEVWHQIRELLDQRRAMSERIIELRLSAGELAARRYSDDTPMLQTRVRLAELLDTMEAHEQRLLRTHQTKHDRAQAINAYAYALLALLIAALLLTTFWFIRRQLRANEAGRRALAASEQTLATTLNSIGDAVVATDTQGRVSLMNPVAERLSGWGFAAAQGQPLATVLHLIDEHSRAAVDLPVAQVLSSGSSVGLSNHRLLLGRDGHEWPITTTAAPIRGAEQQTSGVVLVLRDVSLERAAARALRSQNELLEQRVRERTAQLQQKQRRQQAENHVLDAISSNQPLSAVLETIAHEVEALMPDALCSILLFDPEGVHLHHGAAPSLPAEFVRAIDGLQIGAQVGSCGTALHRNQQVIVSDIGTDPLWADFAALALPLGLRACWSTPVRSGSTQVLGAFAVYYRSPRTPTASELEYLDDWSRLTGLAIERQRDADAIEALNHSLERRVTERTAELELARLEAQRLSQVKDIFLATMSHEIRTPLNALFGMLELLGLRALDHEAQRMLGVALQSGQALLHIIDDILDFSRIEAGKLEIHPEPTSISELIELSADSFRKLSSSKGVRLLHWVDPQLSPLLLTDRLRLHQILNNLLSNAVKFTHAGQVTLKAERVQLQGATERVRLSVTDTGIGIAPAVQATLFQPFSQGDAQTTRRYGGSGLGLAICRRLADLMHGELELQSTPGVGTTLSLTLDLPILSAGELQASPAAAWQPRRGSAPAACAFTPADRARERAAGRLVLLVDDHPSNRDLLSAQLQTLGYASDQANDGHEALRLWECERYGLLITDCHMPDMDGYQLMREIRRREAATGRVRLSILAWTANALYDSSADCAAAGADDILVKPSNLLLLQQKLEQLLPQDAPQADGAAAPADSTAADGPTAPPAQAPTQPPALRRGALRELSGGDLALERTLLLRFRAAHQADAEALWRAAAARDAAALAHLAHRIRGAALMIGADPLGNASLALEQAAKEQDWNAIEAALAAWKEAAAQLEPELPT, encoded by the coding sequence ATGAAACCTAGTACACCGTTTGAGAGCAAAATCACGCTCATTTTTGCCGGCGTGGTGCTGGTGCTGCTGGTGCTGGCCTACACCGCCTTGCAGCTCACGCGCCACGCGCAGACCTTGGAGAAGCAGGTGGAGCACGCCCAAGAGGTGCTCGATACCCTGAACGCAATCAATGTGCACACCCTGCACATCGACGTCAAGCGGCAAAACTTCATCATCACGGGTGACCAGACGCTGCTGCCCCACCTCGACGTCCATCGGGTGCACCGTGGCCAAGCACTCCAAAGGCTGCGGGAACTGACGCAGGGCAATGCCGCACAGCAAGAGGTCTGGCATCAGATCCGCGAGCTGCTCGATCAACGGCGCGCCATGTCGGAGCGCATCATCGAACTGCGCCTGAGCGCGGGTGAACTGGCGGCGCGCCGCTACAGTGACGACACACCGATGCTCCAGACTAGGGTACGCTTGGCGGAATTGCTGGATACGATGGAGGCCCACGAGCAGCGCCTGCTGCGCACGCACCAGACCAAGCATGACCGCGCCCAAGCGATCAACGCCTATGCCTACGCCCTGCTCGCGCTGCTGATCGCCGCCCTGCTGCTGACCACCTTCTGGTTCATTCGGCGCCAACTGCGCGCCAATGAGGCCGGCCGGCGCGCGCTGGCGGCCAGCGAGCAAACGCTGGCGACGACGCTGAACTCGATCGGCGACGCGGTGGTGGCGACCGACACCCAGGGCCGCGTCAGCCTGATGAACCCCGTCGCCGAACGCCTCAGCGGCTGGGGTTTCGCCGCCGCCCAAGGCCAGCCCCTGGCCACTGTGTTGCACCTCATCGACGAGCACAGCCGCGCGGCGGTCGATTTGCCGGTTGCACAGGTACTGAGCAGCGGCAGCAGCGTTGGGCTGAGCAACCACCGGCTGCTGCTGGGGCGCGACGGCCACGAATGGCCGATCACCACCACCGCCGCCCCCATACGGGGCGCCGAGCAGCAGACCAGCGGCGTGGTGCTGGTGTTGCGCGACGTCAGCCTCGAGCGCGCCGCAGCGCGCGCGCTGCGCAGCCAAAACGAACTGCTGGAGCAGCGCGTGCGCGAGCGCACGGCGCAACTGCAGCAGAAGCAGCGGCGGCAGCAGGCCGAAAACCACGTGCTCGACGCCATCAGCAGCAACCAGCCCCTGAGCGCGGTGCTCGAGACCATTGCGCACGAAGTCGAGGCGCTGATGCCCGACGCGCTGTGCTCGATCCTGCTGTTCGACCCCGAAGGTGTGCACCTGCACCACGGCGCCGCACCCAGCCTGCCGGCCGAGTTTGTGCGTGCCATCGATGGGCTGCAGATCGGAGCGCAAGTGGGCTCGTGCGGCACCGCGTTGCACCGGAACCAGCAGGTGATCGTCAGCGACATCGGCACCGACCCGCTGTGGGCCGATTTCGCCGCTCTGGCCCTGCCACTGGGGCTGCGGGCCTGCTGGTCCACCCCGGTGCGCAGCGGCAGCACCCAAGTCTTGGGTGCCTTCGCCGTCTATTACCGCAGCCCGCGCACGCCGACCGCGTCTGAGCTCGAGTACCTAGACGACTGGTCGCGCCTGACTGGGCTGGCGATCGAGCGCCAGCGCGACGCCGACGCCATCGAGGCCTTGAACCACAGCCTAGAGCGGCGCGTGACCGAGCGCACTGCCGAACTGGAACTGGCGCGCCTGGAGGCGCAGCGCCTGTCGCAAGTCAAAGACATATTCTTGGCCACCATGAGCCACGAGATACGCACCCCGCTCAATGCCCTGTTCGGCATGCTGGAGCTGCTCGGCCTGCGCGCGCTGGACCACGAAGCCCAGCGCATGCTCGGCGTGGCGCTGCAATCGGGCCAGGCGCTGCTGCATATCATCGACGACATTCTGGACTTCTCTAGGATCGAGGCTGGCAAGCTCGAAATCCACCCCGAGCCGACCTCAATCAGCGAACTGATCGAGCTCAGCGCCGACAGCTTTCGCAAATTGTCCTCGAGCAAAGGCGTGCGCCTGTTGCACTGGGTGGACCCCCAGCTCAGCCCGCTGCTGCTGACCGACCGCTTGCGGCTGCACCAAATCCTGAACAACCTGCTCTCCAACGCCGTCAAGTTCACCCACGCCGGCCAAGTCACGCTCAAAGCGGAACGCGTGCAGCTCCAAGGCGCCACCGAGCGCGTGCGCCTGTCGGTGACCGACACCGGCATCGGCATCGCGCCCGCAGTCCAGGCCACGCTGTTCCAACCCTTTTCCCAAGGCGATGCGCAAACCACGCGGCGCTATGGCGGCAGCGGCTTGGGGCTGGCGATTTGCCGCCGCCTCGCCGACCTGATGCACGGCGAGCTCGAACTACAGAGCACGCCGGGCGTGGGCACGACCCTGAGCCTGACGCTGGACTTGCCCATCCTGAGCGCCGGGGAGCTGCAAGCCAGCCCGGCCGCTGCGTGGCAGCCCAGGCGCGGTAGCGCACCTGCCGCCTGCGCCTTCACGCCCGCCGACCGGGCGCGGGAGCGCGCTGCCGGGCGCCTGGTGCTGCTGGTCGATGACCACCCGAGCAACCGCGACCTGCTGAGCGCGCAACTGCAGACGCTGGGCTACGCCTCGGACCAAGCCAACGACGGCCATGAGGCCTTGCGCCTGTGGGAGTGCGAGCGCTACGGCCTGTTGATCACCGACTGCCACATGCCCGACATGGACGGCTACCAGCTGATGCGCGAGATCCGCCGCCGCGAAGCGGCCACGGGCCGCGTGCGCCTGTCCATACTGGCCTGGACCGCCAACGCCCTGTATGACTCCAGCGCCGACTGCGCCGCCGCCGGCGCCGACGACATCTTGGTCAAACCGAGCAACCTGCTGTTGCTGCAACAAAAGCTCGAGCAGTTGCTGCCCCAGGACGCGCCACAAGCTGACGGCGCCGCCGCGCCTGCGGATTCCACAGCAGCCGATGGCCCAACTGCCCCACCTGCGCAAGCGCCCACGCAACCGCCAGCGCTCAGGCGCGGGGCCCTGCGCGAACTGTCGGGTGGCGATCTGGCGCTGGAGCGCACGCTGCTGCTGCGCTTTCGGGCCGCGCACCAAGCCGACGCCGAAGCCCTCTGGCGTGCGGCCGCAGCCCGCGATGCCGCCGCGCTGGCGCACTTGGCGCACCGCATCCGGGGCGCGGCGCTGATGATCGGCGCCGACCCGCTGGGCAACGCCAGCTTGGCGCTGGAGCAGGCGGCCAAGGAACAGGACTGGAACGCCATCGAAGCGGCGCTGGCGGCTTGGAAAGAGGCGGCGGCTCAACTCGAACCCGAGCTGCCGACTTAG